From Rhododendron vialii isolate Sample 1 chromosome 7a, ASM3025357v1:
GCCGTGCTGGTAGCTTGTTCGAGCTTGATAGCTTCAAAAACATATTCAAGCTTGGTTTGCTACCTAAACAAACTGATCTCAAACGAGCGAACACGAGCTTGAGCGATTTGGTTTCTTTATCAGCCTTTAGCTGATTCTTGATCTTCGATTGCCAATTATTGGCGTTTTGTTGTGTACTTATGAATTCTCGGTTGGTTAATGGGAAGATACGAGAAAAAACCCGGGAAACTTATGAGTTTAATTATGCTGAAAATTATCTTTTATGATTGTTAATGCAGATTTCCACGTTGTTAAGCTTGCTTGTTTTTGAAAAGACGGCTCTATAGTTCTGACAAGATCTTTAATATACTCTTAGGAATTTTCACAAGATTTGGTCTTAGGTAATCTACGGCCAAGTGGGATGCATTTTTTTCTATGAGCAATGCTATGGACGCATATGGATGTGCACGTATCCGCATTTAGATGTGTCCGGAATGGTCAATGCATGTGGATCCAACACAATTGATGTGAAGCCCACACACATCAGATGGTTTTAGACACATCTGCGTGTCCGAATCTGTGCTTATTCATTTGTTTCCGTatcatctttgattttttatcTACATATGCTGCTTGGGCGCATGTATAGTTTCAATAGAGAGCAACAAAATCAGGATGGACGCTTGGTCCTTGCGACCACCTAAGACCTGGTGAACGAACCTTTTCTAGTTTTCTTTGCAAcccaaaagtttaagtagtttgtAGAATGAGCTTGACAATCTGTATCAAGCTAGCcaacaaataattaaaatgCTTGCATGTGGGGAGATAAACTCAGGATTCAAAACATAGGGATCACTATGGAACAAAGTCCACTGgtgacaaaaacaaaaggggagCCAAATATTTGGAGAGTTTTACCCAGAATAAACTATACAAAGTTGAACCAATTGGCATTAGTTGGGATATCCTATAGATTACATAGAACAAACTCTTTGTTGGCTTAGAGAGTGAGATGGAAGACAAGTCTCTGACGACATTCCCCTGCATGTGCCAAACCTCACGGGCGTAAAAATGCAATTacccttatttatttttacaattGAAATTGGAAAGGATTCATTATATCTTACTGTAGTCGGTTCTTTCTCTAATTTGTTTTATCTGATTTGGTTAAGAGTTAATGTAGCAACTCTAGCATTTTTCTTCCATAATCACAAATTGACATTGGATATTTTGTGAGCGGAATTAGTAAGTCTCCTTGTGTATATCTTGTTAGGTGTTAGTAAcactaaaatatgtttttactggtatgtcttttttcctttttctcattTGCACTTATCCACCATAAAATTTTGATTCAGGCTACTATTGGCATCGACTTTCTATCAAAGACCATGTATCTGGAAGATCGTACAGTACGATTACAGCTCTGGTAAGCGATGCAGTTCCTTCTATTTGTATTTGCTAGAGTATGTTTGCTTGCACAAGAGCAGATATATGAGTTTAATTGAACTTGCAATTAGACAGTGTTGTGTGGTGCAATAGATATTATTGGGATTTAGATTGACCTTTTACACTCGCTCTCGGGAGGAGAGGATGAATTTAGATGAAATGAGCTGATTGCCCGGGccatgttctttttcttttctttttctgtttgtgTTGATAGAAATTCTAAGCGACTTGAGATGGCGGTGCAAAGGTTGATATGACATCACTAAATTCAGATAAAAACTTCGGACAGCTTTTTCTATTCCAATCTTCTTTCTCTATTGGAGTGTATCGCCGGGACTCCTACTTGTGTAGCTTGTACTACTGTATATTATGTTATTAGATACGTGCTCTGTCATGGCTTCATGATGTTAATGTGATTAAACAGGTGGTCAGATACATCCTAGATTCCTAGTTTATGTGAACCATGTTAATATTGTCTTTTAACACTTCAGAAGGATGTGTTTTTTATCAGTTCTTCTGAACCTATATTTGATGTGCACAAGTAGCTAGCTAAAAGCTTAACATAATGAATCTCAAGGTGTGTTTGAGACATCAACTTATTCAAGGCAAGATCAGGATGTTCAACCAGCAATGTGTTTAAAAAATTCGGACAGCATGCATTAGGGGTAGAATTGTCAAGTGCCAGGAGATGGTAATTAGCAATTTGCATGTATTCGTTGCTTGACAGATTATTGCTTTGTTGAAGCATGTTTTTTGTGAGGTTCTATGATACAGTGATTAACAACTTTTCCTAGTAGTTGTTACCGGTTAGTTGATTTATTGTTCAATGCTTATCCTGCTAGGTTTTCCACTTTGTTGTGTTTTTGACATTCTGATGGGCTTGATGCCCACTTTTTAGTACCAATTTCTAGCAATATAACACTGCTGCTTTTCTTATTTGGCTCTTTGCAATTAGAAGATAGTTGAAACTCTGCCCCAGAGGTTGCCTGGTAGTAATAGATTTCTTCTGTTGCTTTGGTAGAATAGCCATTGATAGGCTAGCATTTGATATTAACTCATGTTGCCTTTTTATGGTGTGATCGCTAATGTTgataatgaaaaaaatggtacaTTGAACTCAGACATGATTAGTTTCTGAAATTTGTTTCACTTTGTATGCTGTTTGTTTACAGGGATACTGCTGGTCAAGAAAGGTTTAGGAGTCTTATTCCAAGTTATATTAGGGACTCCTCTGTTGCAGTTATTGTGTATGATGTTGCAAGTATGCATTTCCCCCCTATCTTTGCAAGTGTGATCCACATGTATAAATAAGTTTATTTATATGtgttttttgtgctttttcttAGGCAGGCAATCATTCTTAAACACCGCAAAATGGATTGAGGAGGTTCGCACTGAGCGAGGGAGTGATGTTATAATTGTCCTTGTGGGCAATAAAACTGACCTTGTTGACAAAAGGTAATGATTGACAGTCCTTGTTTTAGATTATCCTGATTCCTGAACTAGTCGGTTATCTACTTTCCTAGTGGTTTCTCTACTTAGTGATTTTGACTTCAAGTATGTATTCCTAGGACAGAATGGAGAAACTTAGATATACACCCCTTGAGATTTCTAACGAATGTATTGACTCCCTCATGTGCATAAAATTCCACCCTGCCCCCTGAGGTTTACAGTTGCATAACACATAGTGTCATCTGCCCCGTCTTTTCCCATTATGTTTTCAGCTGTAGAGCTTTATTACTTGAATCCCGCCAATGTTCAGAGGAGAAGCTTAATCCAATTTTGCCCCAAGGTATAGAAGGGACGCAGATGACATTAGTCTATATGCCAGAGCACTCCCATTTCCGCAAGTAGTCATCAATATATACGAGCAATAATATACTGATTGCTTCTGCAACAGCCCATCTTGTCATCTTTTCTTTTCGCCCAGATCCTATAATTTGTTGCTCACGTTTGTCATCTTGTGATTGATCCATAGACAAGTCTCGATAGAGGAAGCAGAAGCCAAAGCTCGTGACATGAATGTTATGTTCATAGAAACCAGTGCGAAGGCTGGCTTCAACATAAAGGTATGCTATTAGGATGTTATTATTTCGTACAAATGCTGTTGGCTAGATTAATGAAATGCAAGTATGTGTGTCAATGTTAATGCCCTATCCTCTGTCTGCTTCTTTTAGTACTTCAACGTAATGCTTACTTGCATTCTAATCATGCTGCTATTTGGTATTTGTAGCCCCAAACTTTATTCTTTTAAGATTGCCATGATCATCACCATCTCTGTTGGTTTTGAGTCAGGAAAATATTTGAACATACTACTTCACATTCAATGGTAGACACTAGAAGGCATATTGAATAAAGCTTACGGTACGTTTGATGGATGTGGATTCTAAATTCAggattttctgatcattttcaGTAAAAACAAAAGAGCTTGTGCTTGTGAAACTAGAGTGGAAAATGGATTAGAGATGTGTTTTGTTTGGTTCCTTGTATAACTACAATCCTTAACATGAAGGATTTCAAATCACTCTTCTTATTTAGTTCTTTCAAATCCATCATCATAGAGCTCTCAAATTTAATGTTGGAATCCAGAGGGAAGCTATCAAATGAAAATTGAGCTATTCTCATCTCATTGTGTAAGAATGTGGAATACCTTCATTTGAAATCCATGTCTATCGAAACGAGCATTATTTCTTCTCATTTGCAAGCGTTTCTGACTTCTGAGTCATATGTTCTTGTTTCATTCACTATTGGGTATGGTGTATCGGAGATCATCATTTTGTTGGCTAATTGTCAATTAACAAGAACACACCCTTTTCCCAGGCATTATTTCGGAAGATTGCTGCAGCCCTACCTGGAATGGAAACACTATCTTCAACAAAGCAAGAAGACATGGTTGATGTAAATCTCAAGTCCAGCAACCCTAATGCATCTGTGTCTCAACAACAGTCCGGAGGATGTGCCTGTTGAGGATTGTTGTGTCATTATCTGTAAAGCTCTTCTCGTGATAACATtataaattttgggttttgttgtttttttgaagTTCAACTCGAACAGGTAGTTATGATTGCAGTCAAACCGGTCCGAACCTTTGTCAAGTGTTGTCAGTGTGATTCTCGTGGGATGATTAGTGAGAATGAGCGAATGACTATTATTTTGTCGAGGTTTCATGTTAAGCACCTGTCCGGATTCCGTTCAGctttattaatgaaattttgggttcGATTTGTCGCACGATTGAGACGGATATGAGAATTTGATCTCATCTGTATCATATGGGATCGATCCGTTATATCGAGCTATTAGTTGTCGCTTCTCAATTGAGTTGATGCCATGTGCATAAAGACCACAAAACGTCTGACGTATGACTTGTTTCCGATCAACGTCTCAGCTTGCGTATGATTTGCAATTTGGTTGTAACGTAATTAAGCCGGTAGAAGTACATGCCAAAGGAGCAAAATGCGAACGAATCAATCCAAACGGATCGAGGTTTTTTTGCTATTGCAAATGTGAACGAATTCCACTGTACAAAGGGATTGCgcatttttaaataattaaacgTCTCAAATACAAGTCAAATGAAGCGAAACAAAGTATATCCTGAAATTTTTCCATGTGCCCAAATAAAAAAGCAttatatctttttcttttctttttttctaagcaaagaaagaaagaagcaattcATGGGGCCACTTTTTTTGTCATCCAAAGCTGACTTTGGGCATGCAAACACAAGCCGCTTTGACTACTAATGAGTGATCAGTTTATTGGGTAAATAATTGGAGTTTCTCACATAATGTTTGGTTGAAGTTTTCGTGGTCGCGTAGAGCGGCTAACTATAAACTTTAGCGTTCATAACACTCGATAGtacgttaatttttttatctcaattaAAGTGAAGCGAAATCTCGTACATATGGTTGTATGATGTTAATAACAATATTCCGTGAGGAATATGCAAAATATGCCAAGTAAgttacatgcatatatatatatatatatatatcgggagcGGTTTCagggacaactaattagacacctaaaaaaacaccttatagttttcgatcaaattttaatgattcgagccgcaatgtgatcagaatgtgattttaagggtatctgTGAAGCACTATGAATGGAGTATTATTGAGTGGAGTAGTTGCAAATTAGCGTTAAAATTTTCCTAATTTCTATCCTAATCATGCTTACTTACTTTCTTCTTGTTCACAGACATATTCGATAGTTAATTTTAATGCGGCAGATTATTAGATACTCCGTAGATAATAAAAGGCCCACaacttctctctccttttctcatTCCTCTCGTCCTCGTAGGATTCCAATTCGCACCCCACCGCCGTTGAGGGTCTCAACTCCCAATTATTACGGAGTAGTATCAACCAAATCTCCTGTTCTTCTCTTTCGAGGGCTCTCTCGTACCTATCTTTCTTCGCTTCAAAACAtgccaggtctctctctctctctctctctctctctctctctctctctcttccgccGGGGAAGACTCAAATGATTGATGGGTATCGGTATATAATGACTTCTGTCACTATTCGGTGTTTGGGTTGTACCTATGATTAGATTTCTCTCAATGCTATGCACCTGCATCTTGTTTCTAATCTGCATGACTACTTTGGTCACATGTTATTCGGATTCAGGAGTTTTTAGAAGTGGTGTTCCATTGAATTCTgtatcttgtttttttctttttctttttttccccatgTGTGCAGCGAAAGGGGCAAGTTAAAATCCTGATTATGTTCAGTCCAATAACAGCATACTTTAACACCAATGGAATCTCTGATGACAGATTCCCACTTAGTGATTTACTACCTCAAA
This genomic window contains:
- the LOC131331960 gene encoding ras-related protein RABH1b; its protein translation is MAPVSALAKYKLVFLGDQSVGKTSIITRFMYDKFDNTYQATIGIDFLSKTMYLEDRTVRLQLWDTAGQERFRSLIPSYIRDSSVAVIVYDVASRQSFLNTAKWIEEVRTERGSDVIIVLVGNKTDLVDKRQVSIEEAEAKARDMNVMFIETSAKAGFNIKALFRKIAAALPGMETLSSTKQEDMVDVNLKSSNPNASVSQQQSGGCAC